ACGCTGAAGGTTCGAGCCGCGGACGGCTCGATGCGCGCGGCCCTGCCCGCGGACTTCACGCACGTCCGCTGGCAGATCGAGAATCCGATCGCGCCGGGCGAAGGTCGCGAGGTGAGCTTCCGGGCCCGCGTCGAGTGAGTCGAATGATTTCCTTCCCCAAAAGGGTGGAAGCGCAGGACACGCGCAGCAGTGTCGAGTCGAGTTGAGTTGAGTTGAGTTGAGTTGGAAATACAGCAAGGAGAAGGCAATGTTGAGGCATGACTTGAAACGAGTGGCAGGTGCGCTTGCCACAGCCGCGCTCTTGTGGAGCACGGCCGGAACGGCAGCGGCGGCCGGCACCGATGCTGGAACCGTGATCTCGAACACCGCTACCGTCGACTACAGCGTGAACGCCGTGGCGCAGCCCACGGTCACGAGCACGGCGGTCGACTTCGTGGTCGACCGCCTGGTCGATCTCACGGTGACTTCGGTCCCGGTGACCTATGTGGCCATGACCCCGAATACTGACGGGGCGTTCCTGTTCACCCTGACCAACACCAGCAACGCCGACCTGGGCTTCAATCTCAGCGCGGCGAACAACGCCACCGATCCCTTCGGCGGCGTGGACAACTTCGATCCTAGCGCGCTGACCACGGTGGTCGACGCGGGCGTGATCGGAACCTACGAGCCACTCGTCGACACGGCCACCACCGTCGACGTGCTCGCCGAGGACGGATCGGTGGGCATCTGGGTGGTCGCGACGATCCCCGGAGGACAGGGCAACGGCGACATCGCGGCGGTCACGCTGACCGCGACGGCGCGCGAGACCACGGCCAACGGCGGCGCCGCGCTGGTCGAGGAGCCCAACCCCGAGGATCCGGCCACGATGGAGACCGTCTTCGGCGACGGCGCGGGTGACACCGACGCCGCGAACGCGGCCGACTTCTCCGACAGCGGCGCCTACCAGGTGGAATCCGCCGACGTGACGATCGCCAAGACCGAGACGCTGATCAGCGATCCGGTGAACGGCGCCGCGCCGAACGCGCGCCACATCCCTGGCGCGATCGTCGAGTACGAGATCACGGTGACCAACGATGCCGGCTCGGCGCTCTCCGCGACGACGCTGACCATCAGCGACGTGCTTCCGGGCGACGTCCTGTTCGAGCCGGACACCTACGCCGTGGGCTTCGGCATCGACCTGGACGGAGTCGCCCAGTCGAACGCCTTGGACCTCGACCAGGGATCCGAAGCAGGCGGCACCGTCACGGTGACCGTGCCTTCGCTGGCTCCGGGCGCATCCGCGGTGATCACCTTCCGGGTGTCCGTGGACTGACGTTCGACTAGCCCGATGGTGGGTCCCCTCCCCCGAAGGCCGCGGCACGTCGAGTG
This Deltaproteobacteria bacterium DNA region includes the following protein-coding sequences:
- a CDS encoding DUF11 domain-containing protein, translating into MISNTATVDYSVNAVAQPTVTSTAVDFVVDRLVDLTVTSVPVTYVAMTPNTDGAFLFTLTNTSNADLGFNLSAANNATDPFGGVDNFDPSALTTVVDAGVIGTYEPLVDTATTVDVLAEDGSVGIWVVATIPGGQGNGDIAAVTLTATARETTANGGAALVEEPNPEDPATMETVFGDGAGDTDAANAADFSDSGAYQVESADVTIAKTETLISDPVNGAAPNARHIPGAIVEYEITVTNDAGSALSATTLTISDVLPGDVLFEPDTYAVGFGIDLDGVAQSNALDLDQGSEAGGTVTVTVPSLAPGASAVITFRVSVD